From the genome of Acropora palmata chromosome 4, jaAcrPala1.3, whole genome shotgun sequence, one region includes:
- the LOC141880140 gene encoding uncharacterized protein LOC141880140, which produces MAASYRKGALSTGQRKKAGPKPELTEEQKQEIREAFDLFDTDGSGTIDAKELKVAMRALGFEPKKEEIKKMISDIDKDGSGTIDFNEFLQMMTAKMSEKDSKEEILKAFKLFDDDNTGKISFKNLKRVAKELGENLTDEELQEMIDEADRDGDGEINEAEFLRIMKKTSLY; this is translated from the exons ATG GCAGCATCATACAGAAAAGGAGCCCTGTCAACAggacaaaggaaaaaagcag GACCCAAACCAGAACTTACAGAAGAGCAGAAGCAAGAAATAAGGGAAGCATTTGACCTTTTTGATACTGATGGCTCAGGAACAATTGATGCCAAAGAATTGAAG GTTGCCATGAGAGCACTAGGATTTGAgccaaaaaaggaagaaatcaagaaaatgatATCAGACATAGACAAAGATGGATCAG GAACTATTGACTTCAATGAGTTTCTTCAAATGATGACAGCCAAAATG aGCGAAAAGGATTCCAAAGAAGAAATTCTCAAAGCTTTCAAGTTATTTGATGATGATAACACG ggcaaaatttcattcaaaaatcTTAAGAGAGTAGCGAAAGAGCTGGGAGAAAATCTAACGGACGAAGAATTACAA GAAATGATAGACGAAGCCGACAGAGACGGCGATGGCGAAATCAATGAAGCTGAATTCCTtcgtatcatgaaaaagacgAGTTTGTATTGA